The following DNA comes from Arthrobacter sp. SLBN-83.
AGCTCCACCCCAGCTACCAGCAGGCAGAACTGGCCGCCAAGTGCCGCGGCCTGGGCATTGCCGTCGAGGCCTACAGCCCGCTGGGACAGGGCGGGGACCTCAACGGGAACGCCGTCACTGAAATCGCTGCTGCGCACAACGCCAGCAAGGCGCAGGTGGTGCTCGCCTGGCACCTTGCCAACGGAAACATCGTCATTCCCAAGTCGGCCAACCCGGACCGCATCCGCGAGAACTTTGCGGCGTCGTCCCTGACCCTGTCCCAGGATGAACTGGCCGCCATCACGGCGCTGGAGTCGGGCGCCCGCATTGGTTCCGATCCCGCCGTCGCCTCCTTCACGCAAATGTAGGGTCCCGCAGGCTCAACTTTCCCTGCAGGCTCCCCCACCGAAAGGATTTTCCATGCAGTACACCCATCTGGGCCGCTCCGGCCTGAAAGTTTCCCGCCTCTGCCTGGGCACCATGAATTTTGGGCCGCAAACGGAGGAAGCGGACGCCCACAGCATTATGGACTCAGCCCACGAGGCCGGAATCAACTTCTTCGACACTGCCAACGTGTACGGTGGCGTCGACCACCGCGGCTGGACCGAGGAAATCATCGGGCGCTGGTTTGCCAAGGGCGGCGAGCGCCGCGAGCACACCGTCCTGGCCACCAAGCTCTACGGCACCATGACGGACCGTCCCAACGAGTCCAAGCTGTCCGCACTGAATATCCGCCGGGCGCTGGACGCTAGCCTCAAGCGCCTGCAGACCGACTACATCGACGTGTACCAGTTCCACCACATCGACCGCGACACCCCGTGGGACGAAATCTGGCAGGCCATCGAGGTTGCCGTGCAGCAGGGGAAGATCCTGTACTCGGGCAGCAGCAACTTTGCCGGCTGGCATATTGCCCAGGCACAGGAAGCGGCGCGCCGCCGGAACTACAACGGCCTGGTCAGCGAGCAGTCCATCTACAACCTGTTCCGCCGCGAGCTCGAGCTTGAGGTCATCCCGGCGGCGCAGCAGTACGGCTTGGGCCTGATCCCCTGGTCTCCGCTGCAGGGCGGGCTGCTGGGCGGAGTGCTGAAGAAGGAACGCGAGGGCGTGCGGCGCACCGAAGGACGGGCCGCCGAAACGCTGAAGAAGCACCAGGACCAGATCCGCCAGTACGAGGACTTTGCGGACGAGCTGGGCCACGAACCCGGGGACGTCGCCCTGGCCTGGCTCCTGCACCAGCCCGCGGTCACCGCTCCGATCGTTGGCCCCCGCACCAAGGAACAGCTGGATGCCGCCATCCGCGCCCTGGACGTTTCGCTCGACGAAGACGCCCTCAAGCGCCTGGACGACATCTTCCCGGGACACCGCACGGCACCGGAAGACTACGCGTGGTAACCCCACTTGCGGCCGATACCGTGGCGCCGAGGAGCATCCTCTTTATCGGCGGCACCGGGGTCATCAGCGCGGCGGCGGCAGAACGCGCCGTCGCGCTGGGCCACCGGCTCACCATCCTGAACCGGGGCCAGTCCACCCGACCCATCCCGGAGGGCACAGAGGTGCTGCACGCTGACGTCCGCGATGCAGCAGCCGTGCGGGAGGCGCTGGGCAGCAGGGAGTTCGACGCCGTCGCGGACTTCATCTCCTACACCCCGGACCAGGCGCAGACCAGCATGGAGTTGTTCCGGGAACGGACCGGGCAGTATGTCTTCATCAGCTCCGCCTCCGCGTACCAGAAGCCGCCCACCAGGCTGCCCATCCGGGAGTCCACACCCCTGAAAAACCCTTTCTGGCAGTACTCCCGAAACAAGATTGCGTGCGAGGAGTTGCTGTTCCGGGCGTACCGTGAGGACGACTTTCCGTTGACTGTGATCCGGCCGTCGCACACCTACGACCGCACCAAGATCGCCATGGTGGGCGGCTGGACGGACATCCACCGCATGCGCAACGGACTGCCGGTCATGGTCCACGGCGACGGTACCTCGCTGTGGACCCTGACGCACAGCAAGGATTTTGCGAAGGCGTTCGTCGGACTGCTCGGAAGGCCGCAGGCGGTGGGCGAGAGCTACACCATCACCTCGGACGAGTACCTGCCCTGGAACCAGATCTACCAACTGTTCGCCCGGGCAGCGGGTGTCCGGGAACCCGAACTGGTGCATGTGGCATCCGAAACCATCGCCGCCCATGACGAGGAACTGGGTTCCAACCTCCTGGGCGACCGGTCCCACTCGGTGGTCTTTGACAACACCAAGATCAAATTGCTGGTGCCGGACTACACTGCCACCATCCCGTTCGCGGACGGCGCCCGGGAGATTGTTGAGTGGTACGACAGCCACCCGGAACTGCAGCAGGTGGACGAGGCCTACATGCAGCTCTCCGACAAGCTGACCGGCTGGGCACGCCAGGGAGCCTGAGCCCGCGTCCACCGACGCTACTGCCCTGCCTCCCTCCGGCGGCAGGGCAGTTGCGCAGGGGCGGTTGTGCTACATTTCGGCGCATG
Coding sequences within:
- a CDS encoding SDR family oxidoreductase gives rise to the protein MVTPLAADTVAPRSILFIGGTGVISAAAAERAVALGHRLTILNRGQSTRPIPEGTEVLHADVRDAAAVREALGSREFDAVADFISYTPDQAQTSMELFRERTGQYVFISSASAYQKPPTRLPIRESTPLKNPFWQYSRNKIACEELLFRAYREDDFPLTVIRPSHTYDRTKIAMVGGWTDIHRMRNGLPVMVHGDGTSLWTLTHSKDFAKAFVGLLGRPQAVGESYTITSDEYLPWNQIYQLFARAAGVREPELVHVASETIAAHDEELGSNLLGDRSHSVVFDNTKIKLLVPDYTATIPFADGAREIVEWYDSHPELQQVDEAYMQLSDKLTGWARQGA
- a CDS encoding aldo/keto reductase, yielding MQYTHLGRSGLKVSRLCLGTMNFGPQTEEADAHSIMDSAHEAGINFFDTANVYGGVDHRGWTEEIIGRWFAKGGERREHTVLATKLYGTMTDRPNESKLSALNIRRALDASLKRLQTDYIDVYQFHHIDRDTPWDEIWQAIEVAVQQGKILYSGSSNFAGWHIAQAQEAARRRNYNGLVSEQSIYNLFRRELELEVIPAAQQYGLGLIPWSPLQGGLLGGVLKKEREGVRRTEGRAAETLKKHQDQIRQYEDFADELGHEPGDVALAWLLHQPAVTAPIVGPRTKEQLDAAIRALDVSLDEDALKRLDDIFPGHRTAPEDYAW